tcatttatatcatttatttcagtagTGATTGATTatagatttttaaataaaataaagttcaaatcaaaaaagattcaaacaggaaacattGTAAATGATAATAATCTCACACGTACGTGATCAATTATATACACAATAATCCCATAGAATAGATAAAATGTCGATATgaagtttaaaaacagatatattaatatattaataacagCACAAACATGAGTATTTCGTCattatttagtgtttttctAGATTATATCGTTGTTATattcttacatttatttattctcagtTATTCCTCGTAACTTCActcatgttttacatttgttgtACAACAGatgaataaagaagaagaacaatgataataacaacaaatgatTTATGAGATTAGACCATCAAAAGTCCTTATTTTTATTAGTTATTCAATATAAAACACGTTTGTACCTCGTGGAGTTTCTCTGCTCCTCACATCCTGAGTCCTGAGACCTAAacctgcaacacaacaacacaacaacacaacaacaacaacacattatatatctgtgtgtgtgtacgtgtgtgtgtgtgtgtgtacgtgtgtgtgtgtgtgtgtgtgtatgtacgtgtgtgtgtgtgtgtgtgtgtgtacgtgtgtgtgtgtgtgtgtacctcgtCTGTCTGTGCTGCGAACTCCAGCTGAAACATTTggtgaagaagctgaaacacaccatcatcatcatcattattattattgttattgttattattattattatcattattattgttattgttattgttattgttattattattatcaataataatattgttggtttgtgtgtgtgtgtgtgtgtgtaaaaactcACTGGGCGATCGACTGTTTGCGCTGCGAGAACTCAGACCAGAGAACACTGCAGGAGAACAGGAGATAATCTGACTTCAGTAAAGAGATTAAGATTAAAACAGCAAACTAAACACAAGACTCACATTTAATGATCCCGGCTTTTGCTCCTGAGCCGCGActgactgtaaacaaacaaacaaacaaacaaacaaacaaacagagaggaaaGTTTTAGAAATCAACTCAAATAAACATAACATcaattaaacataaataaataaatgaatgaatgaatgaatgaatgaaaactcaCCGTCTCCCAGAGTGAACAGAGTTGTTTCATTGActgtgagaaaaacatgaaacatcatCAGATTATAATTCactttaatctcacatttttatttatctggaTTGAACAGAAACAAACTTTAATACAtaaaaattaatacatttaactttgaatgaaataacaaaagcaaattctattattttttttgacctctgaccttttgtTCTCACTCTGACCTCGTCTCCTGTCTCTGACCTGGTCTCTGACCCTGTCTCTGACCTCGtctgtctctgaccttgtctcctctctctgACCTGGTCTCTGACCTGGtctgtctctgaccttgtcTACTGTCTCTGACCTTGTCTCTGACCTGGTCTCTGACCTTGTCTCTGACCTGGtctgtctctgaccttgtcTACTGTCTCTGACCTGGTCTCTGACCTTGTCTCTGATCTGGTCTCTGACCTCGTTTCTGACCTGGtctgtctctgaccttgtcTCCTGTCTCTGACCTGGTCTCTGACCTGGTCTCTGACCTGGTCTCTGACCCGTTGTCCCATCCCTGACCTTGTTTGGAGATCTTCCCCAGCTCCTGGTTGCACAGATCCTCGACCCGGTCCCTCAGATCCAGAACAGCTTCTCGTACAGGTTCAAAAGAAGCTTCTGGATTAACGGTCACCGCGGGGAGGTCACCTGACTCCAGAGGACCGGACATCGTCTCGTACGCCTGAATGTGGATCAGAGACACATTTACAGAGCTGACAACAGCCGATCAgtcatttcccatcatgcaacagtACGTTGAGTGCGCTGCGTGCGCACCTGCAGGTAGTGGATGTGGTCTTCACAGCGAGTCATGTCCTTCATCTCCGTGTCCCTCCTCTTCAGCTCCTTGATCTCGGCCTCCAGACTCTGAGTGACCTCCTGAGCCTGGaccatcttctcctcctcagcctgGTCCAGAAcctgctccagcagctcctgcagacGCTGCACCGAGCGCTGCAGCTCCGACAGCGCCTCCTCCAGGTCGTCATGGACGCGCTCTGACGAACGCTgccgacgcacacacacacacacacacacacacacacacacactctgtgtcacCGCGACATCATGTGACATCGTATGACATCACCAGAAAACATGAGATCACGTGACGTCGTATGAACTCATGTGAAAACCTCAGAAATCACCTGAAATCATTACAATCATCACATGACATGACTGTGAAATCACTGATGATTTTGTGTGAAATCACTGATGATTTTGAGTCGCTGACCTTCATCCCCTCCATCATCTTCCTCATGTCTTTGAGCTCCTGCTCTCTGTCCTTCAGTCTCTGCTGGTTCTTCACCTGCAGCTCACTCACCactttctacacacacacacacacacacacagaggttatcaccatggaaaccacataCAGCAGGAAACACAGCAGGGTGGAGCTTAATGAAGGAACAGGAATGTTGTCAGGAATGTTCTGAcaactcatcacacacacacacacatgaaagagaggaagaaagaaagaaagaaagaaagaacacagCATATAgagatatacagtaaataatataaaaatgtgaataaaataagGACCAAGTTAATCAGAGACAGGATTTTCTGTTTAGGActaaaatttgaataaaaacttaaaaaaactggacaaaaacaaaacatttcatttgaaaaaaataaatgagcagaatttaaaaaacagaattgATGAGACGAAGactgcaattaaaaaaagaataaaaataataaaatacagcaaaTATGTATAAACTTATTAATAAATCAAGTATatccacaaataaaatgtatatgaaaaataaataaataaataaattaataaaacccAAGataaaaggaataaataaaataaagagtggaataattaatttcatgcttttattttgaaacaaaactgtacttgtttttgttgtaacttcctgattttgaaaaataaacacacatgaaggTGGAAACAGTTTTAACATCAACTTAAATGaacttaaatgaaatgaaatgaaacttaAAGTCTAAGTGTAAGCAGGGTTGTATCTAGAGATTTTGGGACCCCAGGggtataaaaacatgttcaccTGCTTCTCCAGCCGCTCCACCTTGGTGGACACACACTCGTGGCCTTTGTGCAGGTTGTTGGTGCAAAGCCAGCACACGAACACCTTGCACTGGCGGCAGAAGAACTCCTGCAGATACTTGTGCTGCGTGCAGATCTTCTCCGCCAGGTTCCCCGTGGGCGCGATGAGCTCGTGCGGCTTCAGGCTCTTCTTGGTCTTGTGGGGCTTGAGGTGGGCCTCGCAGTAGGAGCTCATGCAGGTCAGGCAGCTCTTCACCGCCGCCCTCTGCTGGTCCTtgcacaggtcacatgacacctCGGAGGAGCTCAGCTTCCCCTTGGGTTTGGCGGAGGAAGCTCGGCGAGGCCCCCCAGATTTACGCAGCTGCTCCACGGCTTCGGCCAGCATGGTGTTCCTGCTCAGGTTGGGTTTGGGGCAGAAGGTCTGGCGACACTGTGGACAGCTGTAGACGCCGTTGGGGTCATCCTGGCTCCAGTAGTCCTTGATGCAGGCCATGCAGTAGCTGTGTCCACAGGGAATGGTGACGGGGTCATTGGGCAGATCCAGACACACGGGGCAGTTAAACTGCTCCTCTGTCCACAGCTTTACACTCATCGTCCTCACAGAGCACGAGAAGACACCTAGAAAGACACAGAGTGCAGGTCCACAAATGTGAGGAGGCAAGTCTGGTCTGGAGCTGAAACCTGGGTCTCAGGTGAGAGCAGGAAGAGGTGAGAGAGGGCGGAGCCAGAGCCGCCGGGCAGGTCGAGCCAGGAAAACTGGTGCTGGTGTGAATGAAGGTGTGAACGGGGTCACAATAGAGGAAGgattcaccctgtcacacagTGTCATGGAGAAACTCCATTCTGAAGGGTTTTTGTTCTTCATTTATCacaaacattaaacacaaatgacagaaaatacaacataaatatttgtagtattttgtgatatacagtacagttATATTACATAATCAAAGTCTATGTAGTTTATAATTATATATCAACTCAAATAAGATGTAATGTATTATAACTAATacatattttacaacatttaattcattaataatgGTTTTAAAGTCAGCTAAAATAAgactgaaattaaataaatataaatgtacccaaaaataattaaataaattacatttaaacatttctttctattaaaactttttttattattattattttatgaacttaacgttttacattttaaaaacaatagctTTAGGTGTGTTTTATGACGTAGGACGTGTTTCAGCTCGGTTATAATCGGTGGTTTTCACTTTTTACCTTTTACTTCTGTCATGAGTCATCCTTACAATACACGATCTTTGGGTTATTCCCTCACTTGCCCACTGGATGGCGGTAAAGCCTATGTAATGTAATAGTAAGCTCAGGgcgacaagaagaagaagaaagaggaggagataCCGCAAGATATCGCGAGACTGGCAGCTTGGACGTCGCTGCGGTGCATTACAGAGCAATCTTTaaattatttgtaaatattACGTAAATTGAGACATGTCGCATTTTATTTAACGTGTTAATTTCACGGGGGAAGTTTTCCAGCAGTGTCTCGCGCTGTGACATGGAGGCCGGCGAAGGTAAAACACGACTTTATTGAGCTAACGCAGCCCACAGACGCTGACGCTAACGCCACGGTTAGCTTCGAGTGCTAACGTAAACAAGTGTTTATCATCGGTGCAGTTTTTCATCTTCTGTTCATTCGCTGCTGTTAATGTGTGACTAAAACTACAGTTAGATGTTATATAAATATAGCCAACAGTTAATTAGACCATTGTTCAACAATTTTGATCAACATATTATAATTTTGAACCCAATGTTATGATAAAAGCTGCTGGTTTTTCAGAGAATAAACGCCTATTAATTAATGACCCCGATCACATTATCAAGTCTGATAAGTCATCAATCAATATAAAAGCATTTCTGTTTGTTAAAATGTATcttaatgtgcattttatttagcTTAAAGCTGTATTATGTTGGCTTTTAATCGGATGAATTAATTCgacacaatttattttattcatatctTACCGAAGGTTAACcgaaatattattataattcatgCTTAAATAACTTaactttacttctttttttactttggtgCTGTAACTCAGCACATTTCCTCAGTCTAATCgggattattttatatttatcttATCTTGAATCACACCCACACCGAGTTGGAGGTGTGACGTACAAATACACGTCatcgtctgtgtctgtgtgtgatgtgacagGTGTCAGCGGGGCCACACCCACAGAGGAGATGAACGGAGCGGGAAACTTGATGGATTTCCTGGACGAACCTTTTCCTGACGTGGCAACGTATGAAGACTTTCACACCATCGACTGGCTCAGGGAGAAATCCAGAGACACAGACCGACACCGCAAGGTTCCACACATATTTCCTCACACATGATGGTTATAAAAATGACgggttttcattttcttttataaataaCGGCTGGACGAGTGTTCTAAaagttgtgtttgtctttggcAGATTACCAGTAAGAGTAAAGAGTCTATGTGGGAACTGATCAAGAGTCTGCTGGACGCCTGGTCAGGATGGGTGGTCATGCTGCTCATTGGACTGCTCTCAGGTCAGAGGGTTTTTCAGACTGAAGAGTGAACCTAACCTGCTCTTTTAGATCTCAGTGAAAGTGTGGTTAGTGTCTGACTCTGCCCTCCTGTCCTCAGGTACGCTGGCCGGTGTCATCGACCTGGCCGTGGACTGGATGACGGACCTGAAGGAAGGCGTTTGTCTGTCGGCGTTCTGGTACAGCCACGAGCAGTGCTGCTGGACGTCCAACGAGACCACGTTTGAAGACCGCGACAAGTGTCCGCAGTGGCAGAAGTGGGCAGAGCTGATGACCGGCCATGCTGAGGTCAGAACAAGCTcctaccaaaataaaagctcagaGAATATGGAATGGTTTGATGAAACGATGTTCCTCTCCACAGGGAGCAGGAGCGTACTTGCTGAACTACTTCCTGTACGTCATGTGGGCTCTTCTGTTTTCCTTCCTCGCTGTGTCACTGGTGCGAGTCTTTGCTCCGTACGCCTGCGGTTCAGGAATCCCAGAGGTAATCATTACTTTAATCTACAGTCTTTCATGTTTACATGGATTTCTCTTAGAGTAAATGTTTATAATTTGTGCAGATTAAGACGATCCTGAGCGGCTTCATTATCCGTGGTTACCTGGGGAAATGGACGCTACTGATTAAGACGGTCACTCTGGTTCTGGCGGTGTCGTCCGGTCTCAGCCTTGGGAAGGAGGGTCCTCTGGTCCATGTGGCCTGCTGCTGCGGGAATCTCTTCTGCAGTCTCTTCTCCAAGTACAGCAAGAACGAGGGCAAGCGAAGAGAGGTTTGTGCTGGTCCACAGATAAAGAAGCCGTTTTTCTGTCGCTAAAGGTGATAGTTTCTATTGTTCTCTGTGTCTTGGCAGGTGTTATCAGCCGCAGCAGCTGCCGGTGTGTCGGTGGCGTTTGGAGCACCCATAGGAGGAGTTCTGTTCAGTCTGGAAGAGGTGGGTCATGGATCCTGCTTCTGTGAGAGCAAAGTAAGTTTTCTCCTCAGTTTAACTCCTCtaactcttcctctctcctgcagGTCAGTTATTATTTCCCTCTGAAGACTCTGTGGCGCTCCTTCTTCGCCGCTCTGGTCGCCGCCTTCACGCTGCGCTCCATCAACCCGTTTGGCAACAGCCGGCTGGTGCTGTTCTATGTGGAGTACCACACGCCGTGGTACATGGCCGAGCTGGTGCCGTTCATCCTGCTGGGTGTGTTTGGCGGCCTCTGGGGGACGCTCTTCATCCGCGCTAACATCGCCTGGTGCCGCTGCAGGAAGACCACGCAGCTGGGGAAGTACCCGGTCCTGGAGGTCATCGCGGTGACGGGGATCACGGCTGTGCTGGCCTTCCCGAACCCGTACACCCGCCGCAGCACCAGCGAGCTCATCTCGGAGCTCTTTAACGACTGCGGCGCCCTGGAGTCGTCGCAGCTCTGCGATTACATCAACAATCCCAACATGAGTCGACCGTTGGACGATATTCCAGACCGTCCTGCTGGACCCGGCGTCTACAACGCGCTGTGGCAGCTCGCCCTCGCTCTCGTCTTCAAGATCGTCATCACCATCTTCACCTTTGGCATGAAGGTCAGTACGAggaagacgatgatgatgatgatgatgatgactattATTCAGACAGAACAATAACTGGGATTCAGGGATGAGACATTAAACCATTTTACCACACATCAATAAGTTTTATTCATTGAGTTATCACAATAATTAGAattgtttgacctttgacctttccttgACCTTTCCTTGTTCCTGTAGATCCCGTCCGGACTGTTCATTCCCAGCATGGCGGTGGGAGCGATCGCCGGGCGGATCGTGGGAATCGCCGTGGAGCAGATGTCGTATCACCATCACGACTGGATCATCTTTAAGAACTGGTGTCGTCCCGGTGCTGACTGCGTCACGCCTGGACTCTATGCCATGGTGGGAGCCGCTGCCTGCCTGGGTGAGTAAACGCTCGCCGCTGTCATTAAACCAGTGTTGCATCAGCGCCGTTCACGCGCTGACTTCCTGCAGGCGGAGTCACCAGGATGACCGTGTCCCTCGTGGTCATCATGTTCGAGCTCACTGGCGGGTTAGAGTACATCGTCCCGCTCATGGCCGCCGCCGTCACCAGCAAGTGGGTGGCTGACGCCTTTGGGAAGGAGGGAATTTACGAGTCACACATTCAGCTCAACGGTTACCCGTACCTGGACGTCAGGGACGAGTTCACGCACCGCACGCTCGCCACAGACGTGATGCGTCCGCGCAGGAACGACCCGCCTCTGTCCGTCCTGACGCAGGACTCCACCACGGTGGAGGACGTGGAGGCGCTCATCAAAGACACGGACTACAACGGCTTCCCTGTGGTCGTGTCCAGAGAGTCAGAGCGGCTCATCGGCTTCGTCCAGCGCCGGGATCTCACCCTCGCCATCAGTAAGATCTTTTTAAATCAcgttaaaagtgttttttttgttttgtttttttaaacgatGCTGTgttcatgacttttttgtcacacaaacagaaacagcccGTCAGAAGCAGGACGGCGTGGTCAGCAGCTCCGTCGTCTACTTCACAGAGGACGCGCCGCAGCTGCCGGCCAGTAACCCGCAGCCGCTGAAGCTGCGACGCATCCTCAACCTCAGTCCCTTCACCGTCACCGACCACACGCCTATGGAGACGGTGGTGGACATTTTCCGTAAACTGGGTCTCCGTCAGTGTCTGGTCACCAGGAGCGGGTACGAGACATTTACTCCTTCACTTcactgttttgtattttttgttaagGCTGTCAATCAGTTGAAATGTTTGATCATATTTAATATCCttgacgtctttatctcactgttagacagtcTGTCTCAACATGAGATTGTGTCAAGTattggtcatgtgacctgtgtccCCTCCCTGTAGGCGTCTCCTGGGCATCATCACTAAGAAGGACGTCCTGCGTCACATGGCTCAGATGATGAATCAGGACCCAGAGTCGATCATGTTCAACTAGCAGCACCGACGAGgtgtgaaaaaagaagaaagtggtGCAAAGCTACTGTCCTCGTAAACCTGTGAGACGCCCCCTACCTTTCACCTGCCGACACTGCAGCTCCGCCCTGCTCCCTGTGTTTTCAACCTTCAGAACATCGACAAGTGTTTGTGGCGAGAGGAGGTGGAGCCAGTTAGAGGTGACAaaaacttcctgtttttgttgtttttctgccacCAGGTGTCGCagagtgaatcattttgttCAGTGCTGCTAATtccatttatgtgttttttttttattattattatttataaaaaagaaaatgtgacactAAAGAGAAAAACTAAGACTGACCCAGCTTCAATCACATGATCTGGTGTTGTCTTATCGCACGGCAGTGAGGTCATCAAGGCTTCATATTCTCCTGCCTGTGGTAAAACGGTACGTTAGAAAAAGAAGTGGAATGGGGCCATGACAGTTCAGAGAGTACTGTACAAACCTGGTTTTATTGGGGACTATTgcactttgctttgttttggtttggggttttttaaaTTAGGTGCTGCCATATTTATATTAAAGCTGCCTGTGTTCGTTTTTGTTAATTTAATTGTGTCAAAAGATGTGATTTAGTGTGAATCTCAGCAGAAACTAAAATGTAGTTTCTTATctcgacacaaacacactgacagcacTGTAGTTTAACTGTTTTCTCATAAGCTAATTATTCTCTTTCATGTAGattttatcatatttaaatgatCATAATCAGTCCTAACGTGTCCCGATTAAGTGTACAGGCAGATGTTGGCTCAGAATTCCACGTTCGAGGGAAATGATTGCGACGTAAGTGCGATGATATTGCTATATTTGTCAAAAACATTGTCTTTGAAAGTCATTAAACTCGCCTCACTTTACACTTTTGTTAGAAACTTTGCAGTTTTCGATTGTTtcatatcaaaataaatcacaacaaacctctttttatttatttaatcgtttgaaaatgaaggaaaaatcaCGACTAAGTGTCTTTTTTAGCTGCTAGCGTTTCCTCCTTATCAAAATCAACATTGGGCGTTAAAAAGATTCCTGAGATTCCTGTGTCATCGTTATTTTTGTGGTggtaaaaaactaaaactttgCGCTTcagaacaaaagaagaaaacactcaaTGTCGTCAAAGCTCacaatcagtgtttgtgttttaatgcagagagaatgaatgaatgaatgtgatgaacttgtaaatataattttgaacttcattttaattttgtcCTAAAACACTAACGTTataagcttctttttttatttctcgtaatgtttgtgtttcccaGAATTCATGACTgggaaaagaagacatttgcacttttgtgtttgtttgtttgtttgtttgtaaatgatGTGATTAAACGACAAACTGCAGATGAGGAACAAACATGACTCACTTCActtctttttattattgaatGACGTCACAAATCTTTATTCATCAACTTCACTGAACATCAGATAAACGACTAAATATCAACTGCAAACACTCAACAGAAGCAAAACTCAGATAAGAATcctaaactttatttatagaaacAAACAGCTACAGatgcacataaaataaaaacagtagtgATAACGTTTTCCTCAGATCTACTTAAAATCACTTGTTTTCGTGAAATAACTTTGtgaaaagtgattaaaaaccGCATGAtttctcttccttcctcttcctATAACCTCGTCATGGTTTAGCAGCTTTCTCCAAGTCTGTGTAATATTCCAGAGCCCGACGCACCGGCTCCACAAGATGTTGCTGCAAAGAAAAGTGGAAACGGGAAACTGATCAGTTTTCTGTTCACAAACCAGTTTTAAAACTGGATCAATGAACGATCAATAATCACCTCCAGACAGGGAAACAGTCTGGTGAGTTCACTGAACAGCGGCAGCAGAACGAAGCGGATGAAACTGGTCTGAGACGAAGGTTTGGACACTTTGTCTCGGTCCATGAACGGAGTCACGGGAAGACCTTTGAGTTTCTCTGTGTCGCTCTAAACagcgacaacaacaaacaacaacagcaatgaCAACAGTAGCaagttcagcagcagcaacattgtgAACAATAATACTAAAGCAGTTCTACGCAACAAGAAAAActccaacaacagcaacaaatacGGCAACAGAAGCAATGATTAAAAAACAGCatcaagaaaaacaataataacacaaacaagaataaaaagaatgaaagaatgacGACAAGTAACAATACatacatcagcaacaacaacaacaagttttgtgaggtcacttcctgtgtgtttcgTTTTAACCTGGTTGAAGAATTCCTGCAGTAGACAGTCCAGCCACGGCTCGGCCACCGCCATCGGCCTCGCCTCGTTAGAGATGTCGCTCACCTTCACTATGATCTTCATCAGCTGGAACCACACGCACTGGTAAGACACTTTTTATGTCCCTTATAAAAACTGGAATttaagtttatatatatatatactgtatatatatgtatatgtatacatatatatatgtgcttaTTTCACAGAAGAAGTGTGAGATGATTGAGATGTTCTCGCATTACCACTTCCTTGTGCTCCTTGTTGGTGAAGTCAAACACCGACTGTATGGATTTGAACTTGTTGAGGATCTCGTTGTGTCTCGCCATGTCGGTGGCCAGAATACATCTGTGAAAACACGTTCAGAAAACAGGCGGTGAACAGAAGACGCAGCGGCGGCGTagaaaaaatactaaaaaaaaaagtcttacttgATCATCCCTGCTCGGATGTGTTTGTACTGATCGGCCGTCAAGTTTTTTAGGATGTTACACTCCGGCTGTGAAGGAAAGATCATTTTCTAACAGTTTCAgtgtcagagacacacacattttttatgaactttgcttaaataaacaataaaaaagcgAATTTGTACATGTAGTCAATTGTGGTGTCCCACA
This genomic interval from Solea solea chromosome 2, fSolSol10.1, whole genome shotgun sequence contains the following:
- the trim25l gene encoding E3 ubiquitin/ISG15 ligase TRIM25, coding for MSVKLWTEEQFNCPVCLDLPNDPVTIPCGHSYCMACIKDYWSQDDPNGVYSCPQCRQTFCPKPNLSRNTMLAEAVEQLRKSGGPRRASSAKPKGKLSSSEVSCDLCKDQQRAAVKSCLTCMSSYCEAHLKPHKTKKSLKPHELIAPTGNLAEKICTQHKYLQEFFCRQCKVFVCWLCTNNLHKGHECVSTKVERLEKQKVVSELQVKNQQRLKDREQELKDMRKMMEGMKRSSERVHDDLEEALSELQRSVQRLQELLEQVLDQAEEEKMVQAQEVTQSLEAEIKELKRRDTEMKDMTRCEDHIHYLQAYETMSGPLESGDLPAVTVNPEASFEPVREAVLDLRDRVEDLCNQELGKISKQVNETTLFTLGDVSRGSGAKAGIIKLFSGLSSRSANSRSPTSSPNVSAGVRSTDRRGLGLRTQDVRSRETPRARETNPRPSPTPNRRESSQSQGSRSGQNQTQNQTQTQAQAQSHSQNQNQGPSPTPNRRESSQFLSTRSTQSQSQNQNQGRSPTPSRRESSMSLWSRSSQNQLSPGAAQTSSTPAAPASSGGFSRMASISSLFRSNRRGTNQATPISNSSSSSSSSGAGNPWLDTLSETPTEVNPALFLDSPSPDVMNHAPAFPILREISIDSIQAPEPRARDEFLQYSVMLTLDPNTAHRRLALSEGNTKAALQGAAQPCADTPQRFDGWTQVMCQSPLSAQRCYWEVEWRGRGSSVGVAYGALSRKGNDARSGLGYNARSWTLELSDTCCTAMHDNEKRDIPVTYSPRVGVYLDLSVGTLEFYSVAENMTLLHSFRANFTQPLYAAFGVGSGVGVGLDFALGQFTSSTDSVKICPM
- the LOC131454402 gene encoding H(+)/Cl(-) exchange transporter 4, giving the protein MEAGEGVSGATPTEEMNGAGNLMDFLDEPFPDVATYEDFHTIDWLREKSRDTDRHRKITSKSKESMWELIKSLLDAWSGWVVMLLIGLLSGTLAGVIDLAVDWMTDLKEGVCLSAFWYSHEQCCWTSNETTFEDRDKCPQWQKWAELMTGHAEGAGAYLLNYFLYVMWALLFSFLAVSLVRVFAPYACGSGIPEIKTILSGFIIRGYLGKWTLLIKTVTLVLAVSSGLSLGKEGPLVHVACCCGNLFCSLFSKYSKNEGKRREVLSAAAAAGVSVAFGAPIGGVLFSLEEVSYYFPLKTLWRSFFAALVAAFTLRSINPFGNSRLVLFYVEYHTPWYMAELVPFILLGVFGGLWGTLFIRANIAWCRCRKTTQLGKYPVLEVIAVTGITAVLAFPNPYTRRSTSELISELFNDCGALESSQLCDYINNPNMSRPLDDIPDRPAGPGVYNALWQLALALVFKIVITIFTFGMKIPSGLFIPSMAVGAIAGRIVGIAVEQMSYHHHDWIIFKNWCRPGADCVTPGLYAMVGAAACLGGVTRMTVSLVVIMFELTGGLEYIVPLMAAAVTSKWVADAFGKEGIYESHIQLNGYPYLDVRDEFTHRTLATDVMRPRRNDPPLSVLTQDSTTVEDVEALIKDTDYNGFPVVVSRESERLIGFVQRRDLTLAIKTARQKQDGVVSSSVVYFTEDAPQLPASNPQPLKLRRILNLSPFTVTDHTPMETVVDIFRKLGLRQCLVTRSGRLLGIITKKDVLRHMAQMMNQDPESIMFN